The proteins below are encoded in one region of Stigmatopora argus isolate UIUO_Sarg chromosome 2, RoL_Sarg_1.0, whole genome shotgun sequence:
- the redic1 gene encoding uncharacterized protein redic1 isoform X2, whose product MLTIFLKMNWVGGSRHRLMMRNDAIKQREFFEKRRMQNKLNIREVETSSSPKTINSSPKTSSTSSLDLVSHHVANQITKKKEVKDRLALVVRSKGGKKQGTNHLILPMSPGSPSRLSLDESQSQCRYKRYMKSCPTSINLNHVSLQGEMRRDIPPGSKIQESLVVERSSLNPGTPDYTPHFADSVSFFTSSPHLSGHAGKIIQQEEHAQLFPRWSPRPWEGTNLDQNMFPPFSEPEAMTKDFMLSSTPAIPLTSIFGPQHAAMQDLRSENPFMNHVSQFESPVDFTQKQRESKQQCDEDIFEGFLYEDNVDDQPPGLEKTNTYLDDDASNQAFIPQTVPEAQPVGTQLPDGSFNFTYRINNRGYSATSPLRRGYLSSEFSDDADCDDQLGFAQRAEVCQCNKAANEMTDAETQTLYGSTLQLRHVATQCSLLTEAAFPGQQEATREHTGCKEAPLGEMATKCQQNLSKKKSNSFGIFQKSHKSKPKMSLQSPFQMSKIFKSTVVKRTTLQYGNSGKQQIPLEESSPKEARQDQAMNPVEVETREIADILLLLKQRNQGKY is encoded by the exons atgcTGACAATTTTCCTGAAAATGAATTGGGTTGGTGGATCGAG GCACCGGTTGATGATGAGAAATGATGCAATAAAGCAGCGG GAATTCTTTGAAAAAAGGCGAATgcaaaataaactaaatataCGAGAAGTTGAGACATCTTCCTCACCTAAAACCATTAATTCATCTCCAAAAACAAGCTCTACATCAAGTTTGGACCTTGTGTCACATCATGTGGCCAACCAGATCACTAAAAAGAAAGAAGTTAAAG ACCGTTTAGCATTAGTCGTGAGGTCCAAAGGAGGGAAGAAGCAGGGTACCAACCATTTGATACTCCCAATGAGCCCGGGCTCGCCATCTCGGTTGAGTCTTGATGagagccaatcgcagtgcaggTACAAAAGGTATATGAAAAGCTGTCCAACATCAATTAATCTCAACCATGTTAGTCTTCAAGGTGAGATGAGACGGGATATCCCGCCAGGCTCCAAAATTCAAGAA TCATTAGTTGTAGAGCGGTCCTCGCTAAACCCCGGCACGCCCGACTACACGCCACACTTTGCGGACTCCGTTAGCTTCTTCACGTCTTCGCCCCATTTGTCAGGCCACGCTGGCAA AATTATCCAGCAGGAAGAGCACGCCCAGCTATTTCCCCGGTGGTCCCCTAGACCCTGGGAAGGAACAAATCTGGATCAAAACATG TTTCCACCTTTTTCTGAGCCCGAAGCAATGACCAAAGACTTCATGTTGTCTTCCACCCCAGCTATACCTTTAACATCAATTTTTGGACCACAACA TGCAGCGATGCAAGACCTGAGATCCGAAAATCCTTTTATGAACCATGTGTCCCAATTTGAATCCCCTGTGGACTTCACTCAAAAGCAGAGAGAGAGCAAGCAGCAATGTGACGAGGATATCTTTGAAGGATTCCTCTATGAAGATAACGTTGACG ATCAACCTCCCGGTCTTGAGAAGACAAATACATATCTCGACGATGACGCCTCAAACCAAGCTTTTATCCCACA AACTGTCCCTGAGGCACAGCCTGTTGGTACACAG CTTCCTGATGGCAGTTTCAACTTCA CATACCGAATCAACAATCGAGGGTATTCAGCAACTTCCCCTTTAAGGAGAGGTTACCTGAGTTCAGAGTTCAGTGAT gaTGCAGATTGTGATGATCAGTTGGGATTTGCACAAAGAGCGGAAGTGTGCCAATGCAACAAAGCGGCAAATGAAATGACAGACGCAGAAACTCAAACCCTCTATGGGTCCACTCTTCAGTTACGGCATGTTGCCACTCAATGCAGCTTGTTGACTGAAGCTGCTTTTCCAGGACAGCAAGAAGCCACCAGGGAGCACACTGGCTGCAAAGAAGCTCCTTTAGGGGAAATGGCAACTAAGTGTCAGCAAAACCTTTCCAAGAAGAAATCGAACTCTTTTGGCATATTCCAAAAGAGTCATAAGAGTAAACCTAAAATGAGTTTACAGTCCCCGTTCCAGATGAGCAAAATCTTCAAAAGTACAGTTGTTAAGAGAACAACACTACAATATGGAAATTCAG GCAAGCAGCAGATACCTTTGGAGGAATCTTCCCCAAAAGAAGCAAGGCAAGACCAAGCCATGAATCCTGTGGAAGTGGAAACCCGTGAAATAGCTGACATTTTGCTCCTGCTGAAACAGCGAAACCAGGGGAAATATTGA
- the redic1 gene encoding uncharacterized protein redic1 isoform X1: MLTIFLKMNWVGGSRHRLMMRNDAIKQREFFEKRRMQNKLNIREVETSSSPKTINSSPKTSSTSSLDLVSHHVANQITKKKEVKDRLALVVRSKGGKKQGTNHLILPMSPGSPSRLSLDESQSQCRYKRYMKSCPTSINLNHVSLQGEMRRDIPPGSKIQESLVVERSSLNPGTPDYTPHFADSVSFFTSSPHLSGHAGRIIQQEEHAQLFPRWSPRPWEGTNLDQNMFPPFSEPEAMTKDFMLSSTPAIPLTSIFGPQHAAMQDLRSENPFMNHVSQFESPVDFTQKQRESKQQCDEDIFEGFLYEDNVDDQPPGLEKTNTYLDDDASNQAFIPQTVPEAQPVGTQLPDGSFNFTYRINNRGYSATSPLRRGYLSSEFSDDADCDDQLGFAQRAEVCQCNKAANEMTDAETQTLYGSTLQLRHVATQCSLLTEAAFPGQQEATREHTGCKEAPLGEMATKCQQNLSKKKSNSFGIFQKSHKSKPKMSLQSPFQMSKIFKSTVVKRTTLQYGNSGKQQIPLEESSPKEARQDQAMNPVEVETREIADILLLLKQRNQGKY; the protein is encoded by the exons atgcTGACAATTTTCCTGAAAATGAATTGGGTTGGTGGATCGAG GCACCGGTTGATGATGAGAAATGATGCAATAAAGCAGCGG GAATTCTTTGAAAAAAGGCGAATgcaaaataaactaaatataCGAGAAGTTGAGACATCTTCCTCACCTAAAACCATTAATTCATCTCCAAAAACAAGCTCTACATCAAGTTTGGACCTTGTGTCACATCATGTGGCCAACCAGATCACTAAAAAGAAAGAAGTTAAAG ACCGTTTAGCATTAGTCGTGAGGTCCAAAGGAGGGAAGAAGCAGGGTACCAACCATTTGATACTCCCAATGAGCCCGGGCTCGCCATCTCGGTTGAGTCTTGATGagagccaatcgcagtgcaggTACAAAAGGTATATGAAAAGCTGTCCAACATCAATTAATCTCAACCATGTTAGTCTTCAAGGTGAGATGAGACGGGATATCCCGCCAGGCTCCAAAATTCAAGAA TCATTAGTTGTAGAGCGGTCCTCGCTAAACCCCGGCACGCCCGACTACACGCCACACTTTGCGGACTCCGTTAGCTTCTTCACGTCTTCGCCCCATTTGTCAGGCCACGCTG GGAGAATTATCCAGCAGGAAGAGCACGCCCAGCTATTTCCCCGGTGGTCCCCTAGACCCTGGGAAGGAACAAATCTGGATCAAAACATG TTTCCACCTTTTTCTGAGCCCGAAGCAATGACCAAAGACTTCATGTTGTCTTCCACCCCAGCTATACCTTTAACATCAATTTTTGGACCACAACA TGCAGCGATGCAAGACCTGAGATCCGAAAATCCTTTTATGAACCATGTGTCCCAATTTGAATCCCCTGTGGACTTCACTCAAAAGCAGAGAGAGAGCAAGCAGCAATGTGACGAGGATATCTTTGAAGGATTCCTCTATGAAGATAACGTTGACG ATCAACCTCCCGGTCTTGAGAAGACAAATACATATCTCGACGATGACGCCTCAAACCAAGCTTTTATCCCACA AACTGTCCCTGAGGCACAGCCTGTTGGTACACAG CTTCCTGATGGCAGTTTCAACTTCA CATACCGAATCAACAATCGAGGGTATTCAGCAACTTCCCCTTTAAGGAGAGGTTACCTGAGTTCAGAGTTCAGTGAT gaTGCAGATTGTGATGATCAGTTGGGATTTGCACAAAGAGCGGAAGTGTGCCAATGCAACAAAGCGGCAAATGAAATGACAGACGCAGAAACTCAAACCCTCTATGGGTCCACTCTTCAGTTACGGCATGTTGCCACTCAATGCAGCTTGTTGACTGAAGCTGCTTTTCCAGGACAGCAAGAAGCCACCAGGGAGCACACTGGCTGCAAAGAAGCTCCTTTAGGGGAAATGGCAACTAAGTGTCAGCAAAACCTTTCCAAGAAGAAATCGAACTCTTTTGGCATATTCCAAAAGAGTCATAAGAGTAAACCTAAAATGAGTTTACAGTCCCCGTTCCAGATGAGCAAAATCTTCAAAAGTACAGTTGTTAAGAGAACAACACTACAATATGGAAATTCAG GCAAGCAGCAGATACCTTTGGAGGAATCTTCCCCAAAAGAAGCAAGGCAAGACCAAGCCATGAATCCTGTGGAAGTGGAAACCCGTGAAATAGCTGACATTTTGCTCCTGCTGAAACAGCGAAACCAGGGGAAATATTGA
- the redic1 gene encoding uncharacterized protein redic1 isoform X4: MLTIFLKMNWVGGSRHRLMMRNDAIKQREFFEKRRMQNKLNIREVETSSSPKTINSSPKTSSTSSLDLVSHHVANQITKKKEVKDRLALVVRSKGGKKQGTNHLILPMSPGSPSRLSLDESQSQCSLQGEMRRDIPPGSKIQESLVVERSSLNPGTPDYTPHFADSVSFFTSSPHLSGHAGRIIQQEEHAQLFPRWSPRPWEGTNLDQNMFPPFSEPEAMTKDFMLSSTPAIPLTSIFGPQHAAMQDLRSENPFMNHVSQFESPVDFTQKQRESKQQCDEDIFEGFLYEDNVDDQPPGLEKTNTYLDDDASNQAFIPQTVPEAQPVGTQLPDGSFNFTYRINNRGYSATSPLRRGYLSSEFSDDADCDDQLGFAQRAEVCQCNKAANEMTDAETQTLYGSTLQLRHVATQCSLLTEAAFPGQQEATREHTGCKEAPLGEMATKCQQNLSKKKSNSFGIFQKSHKSKPKMSLQSPFQMSKIFKSTVVKRTTLQYGNSGKQQIPLEESSPKEARQDQAMNPVEVETREIADILLLLKQRNQGKY; this comes from the exons atgcTGACAATTTTCCTGAAAATGAATTGGGTTGGTGGATCGAG GCACCGGTTGATGATGAGAAATGATGCAATAAAGCAGCGG GAATTCTTTGAAAAAAGGCGAATgcaaaataaactaaatataCGAGAAGTTGAGACATCTTCCTCACCTAAAACCATTAATTCATCTCCAAAAACAAGCTCTACATCAAGTTTGGACCTTGTGTCACATCATGTGGCCAACCAGATCACTAAAAAGAAAGAAGTTAAAG ACCGTTTAGCATTAGTCGTGAGGTCCAAAGGAGGGAAGAAGCAGGGTACCAACCATTTGATACTCCCAATGAGCCCGGGCTCGCCATCTCGGTTGAGTCTTGATGagagccaatcgcagtgcag TCTTCAAGGTGAGATGAGACGGGATATCCCGCCAGGCTCCAAAATTCAAGAA TCATTAGTTGTAGAGCGGTCCTCGCTAAACCCCGGCACGCCCGACTACACGCCACACTTTGCGGACTCCGTTAGCTTCTTCACGTCTTCGCCCCATTTGTCAGGCCACGCTG GGAGAATTATCCAGCAGGAAGAGCACGCCCAGCTATTTCCCCGGTGGTCCCCTAGACCCTGGGAAGGAACAAATCTGGATCAAAACATG TTTCCACCTTTTTCTGAGCCCGAAGCAATGACCAAAGACTTCATGTTGTCTTCCACCCCAGCTATACCTTTAACATCAATTTTTGGACCACAACA TGCAGCGATGCAAGACCTGAGATCCGAAAATCCTTTTATGAACCATGTGTCCCAATTTGAATCCCCTGTGGACTTCACTCAAAAGCAGAGAGAGAGCAAGCAGCAATGTGACGAGGATATCTTTGAAGGATTCCTCTATGAAGATAACGTTGACG ATCAACCTCCCGGTCTTGAGAAGACAAATACATATCTCGACGATGACGCCTCAAACCAAGCTTTTATCCCACA AACTGTCCCTGAGGCACAGCCTGTTGGTACACAG CTTCCTGATGGCAGTTTCAACTTCA CATACCGAATCAACAATCGAGGGTATTCAGCAACTTCCCCTTTAAGGAGAGGTTACCTGAGTTCAGAGTTCAGTGAT gaTGCAGATTGTGATGATCAGTTGGGATTTGCACAAAGAGCGGAAGTGTGCCAATGCAACAAAGCGGCAAATGAAATGACAGACGCAGAAACTCAAACCCTCTATGGGTCCACTCTTCAGTTACGGCATGTTGCCACTCAATGCAGCTTGTTGACTGAAGCTGCTTTTCCAGGACAGCAAGAAGCCACCAGGGAGCACACTGGCTGCAAAGAAGCTCCTTTAGGGGAAATGGCAACTAAGTGTCAGCAAAACCTTTCCAAGAAGAAATCGAACTCTTTTGGCATATTCCAAAAGAGTCATAAGAGTAAACCTAAAATGAGTTTACAGTCCCCGTTCCAGATGAGCAAAATCTTCAAAAGTACAGTTGTTAAGAGAACAACACTACAATATGGAAATTCAG GCAAGCAGCAGATACCTTTGGAGGAATCTTCCCCAAAAGAAGCAAGGCAAGACCAAGCCATGAATCCTGTGGAAGTGGAAACCCGTGAAATAGCTGACATTTTGCTCCTGCTGAAACAGCGAAACCAGGGGAAATATTGA
- the redic1 gene encoding uncharacterized protein redic1 isoform X3, whose amino-acid sequence MLTIFLKMNWVGGSRHRLMMRNDAIKQREFFEKRRMQNKLNIREVETSSSPKTINSSPKTSSTSSLDLVSHHVANQITKKKEVKDRLALVVRSKGGKKQGTNHLILPMSPGSPSRLSLDESQSQCRYKRYMKSCPTSINLNHVSLQGEMRRDIPPGSKIQESLVVERSSLNPGTPDYTPHFADSVSFFTSSPHLSGHAGRIIQQEEHAQLFPRWSPRPWEGTNLDQNMFPPFSEPEAMTKDFMLSSTPAIPLTSIFGPQHAAMQDLRSENPFMNHVSQFESPVDFTQKQRESKQQCDEDIFEGFLYEDNVDDQPPGLEKTNTYLDDDASNQAFIPHFLMAVSTSVSPLHSAQPSIMEKQSSSSLTYSIPNQQSRDADCDDQLGFAQRAEVCQCNKAANEMTDAETQTLYGSTLQLRHVATQCSLLTEAAFPGQQEATREHTGCKEAPLGEMATKCQQNLSKKKSNSFGIFQKSHKSKPKMSLQSPFQMSKIFKSTVVKRTTLQYGNSGKQQIPLEESSPKEARQDQAMNPVEVETREIADILLLLKQRNQGKY is encoded by the exons atgcTGACAATTTTCCTGAAAATGAATTGGGTTGGTGGATCGAG GCACCGGTTGATGATGAGAAATGATGCAATAAAGCAGCGG GAATTCTTTGAAAAAAGGCGAATgcaaaataaactaaatataCGAGAAGTTGAGACATCTTCCTCACCTAAAACCATTAATTCATCTCCAAAAACAAGCTCTACATCAAGTTTGGACCTTGTGTCACATCATGTGGCCAACCAGATCACTAAAAAGAAAGAAGTTAAAG ACCGTTTAGCATTAGTCGTGAGGTCCAAAGGAGGGAAGAAGCAGGGTACCAACCATTTGATACTCCCAATGAGCCCGGGCTCGCCATCTCGGTTGAGTCTTGATGagagccaatcgcagtgcaggTACAAAAGGTATATGAAAAGCTGTCCAACATCAATTAATCTCAACCATGTTAGTCTTCAAGGTGAGATGAGACGGGATATCCCGCCAGGCTCCAAAATTCAAGAA TCATTAGTTGTAGAGCGGTCCTCGCTAAACCCCGGCACGCCCGACTACACGCCACACTTTGCGGACTCCGTTAGCTTCTTCACGTCTTCGCCCCATTTGTCAGGCCACGCTG GGAGAATTATCCAGCAGGAAGAGCACGCCCAGCTATTTCCCCGGTGGTCCCCTAGACCCTGGGAAGGAACAAATCTGGATCAAAACATG TTTCCACCTTTTTCTGAGCCCGAAGCAATGACCAAAGACTTCATGTTGTCTTCCACCCCAGCTATACCTTTAACATCAATTTTTGGACCACAACA TGCAGCGATGCAAGACCTGAGATCCGAAAATCCTTTTATGAACCATGTGTCCCAATTTGAATCCCCTGTGGACTTCACTCAAAAGCAGAGAGAGAGCAAGCAGCAATGTGACGAGGATATCTTTGAAGGATTCCTCTATGAAGATAACGTTGACG ATCAACCTCCCGGTCTTGAGAAGACAAATACATATCTCGACGATGACGCCTCAAACCAAGCTTTTATCCCACA CTTCCTGATGGCAGTTTCAACTTCAGTAAGTCCACTCCATTCAGCCCAGCCATCCATTATGGAAAAACAATCAAGTTCCTCCCTCACATACAGCATACCGAATCAACAATCGAGG gaTGCAGATTGTGATGATCAGTTGGGATTTGCACAAAGAGCGGAAGTGTGCCAATGCAACAAAGCGGCAAATGAAATGACAGACGCAGAAACTCAAACCCTCTATGGGTCCACTCTTCAGTTACGGCATGTTGCCACTCAATGCAGCTTGTTGACTGAAGCTGCTTTTCCAGGACAGCAAGAAGCCACCAGGGAGCACACTGGCTGCAAAGAAGCTCCTTTAGGGGAAATGGCAACTAAGTGTCAGCAAAACCTTTCCAAGAAGAAATCGAACTCTTTTGGCATATTCCAAAAGAGTCATAAGAGTAAACCTAAAATGAGTTTACAGTCCCCGTTCCAGATGAGCAAAATCTTCAAAAGTACAGTTGTTAAGAGAACAACACTACAATATGGAAATTCAG GCAAGCAGCAGATACCTTTGGAGGAATCTTCCCCAAAAGAAGCAAGGCAAGACCAAGCCATGAATCCTGTGGAAGTGGAAACCCGTGAAATAGCTGACATTTTGCTCCTGCTGAAACAGCGAAACCAGGGGAAATATTGA
- the redic1 gene encoding uncharacterized protein redic1 isoform X5 — MLTIFLKMNWVGGSRHRLMMRNDAIKQREFFEKRRMQNKLNIREVETSSSPKTINSSPKTSSTSSLDLVSHHVANQITKKKEVKDRLALVVRSKGGKKQGTNHLILPMSPGSPSRLSLDESQSQCRYKRYMKSCPTSINLNHVSLQGEMRRDIPPGSKIQESLVVERSSLNPGTPDYTPHFADSVSFFTSSPHLSGHAGRIIQQEEHAQLFPRWSPRPWEGTNLDQNMFPPFSEPEAMTKDFMLSSTPAIPLTSIFGPQHAAMQDLRSENPFMNHVSQFESPVDFTQKQRESKQQCDEDIFEGFLYEDNVDDQPPGLEKTNTYLDDDASNQAFIPQTVPEAQPVGTQLPDGSFNFTYRINNRGMQIVMISWDLHKERKCANATKRQMK, encoded by the exons atgcTGACAATTTTCCTGAAAATGAATTGGGTTGGTGGATCGAG GCACCGGTTGATGATGAGAAATGATGCAATAAAGCAGCGG GAATTCTTTGAAAAAAGGCGAATgcaaaataaactaaatataCGAGAAGTTGAGACATCTTCCTCACCTAAAACCATTAATTCATCTCCAAAAACAAGCTCTACATCAAGTTTGGACCTTGTGTCACATCATGTGGCCAACCAGATCACTAAAAAGAAAGAAGTTAAAG ACCGTTTAGCATTAGTCGTGAGGTCCAAAGGAGGGAAGAAGCAGGGTACCAACCATTTGATACTCCCAATGAGCCCGGGCTCGCCATCTCGGTTGAGTCTTGATGagagccaatcgcagtgcaggTACAAAAGGTATATGAAAAGCTGTCCAACATCAATTAATCTCAACCATGTTAGTCTTCAAGGTGAGATGAGACGGGATATCCCGCCAGGCTCCAAAATTCAAGAA TCATTAGTTGTAGAGCGGTCCTCGCTAAACCCCGGCACGCCCGACTACACGCCACACTTTGCGGACTCCGTTAGCTTCTTCACGTCTTCGCCCCATTTGTCAGGCCACGCTG GGAGAATTATCCAGCAGGAAGAGCACGCCCAGCTATTTCCCCGGTGGTCCCCTAGACCCTGGGAAGGAACAAATCTGGATCAAAACATG TTTCCACCTTTTTCTGAGCCCGAAGCAATGACCAAAGACTTCATGTTGTCTTCCACCCCAGCTATACCTTTAACATCAATTTTTGGACCACAACA TGCAGCGATGCAAGACCTGAGATCCGAAAATCCTTTTATGAACCATGTGTCCCAATTTGAATCCCCTGTGGACTTCACTCAAAAGCAGAGAGAGAGCAAGCAGCAATGTGACGAGGATATCTTTGAAGGATTCCTCTATGAAGATAACGTTGACG ATCAACCTCCCGGTCTTGAGAAGACAAATACATATCTCGACGATGACGCCTCAAACCAAGCTTTTATCCCACA AACTGTCCCTGAGGCACAGCCTGTTGGTACACAG CTTCCTGATGGCAGTTTCAACTTCA CATACCGAATCAACAATCGAGG gaTGCAGATTGTGATGATCAGTTGGGATTTGCACAAAGAGCGGAAGTGTGCCAATGCAACAAAGCGGCAAATGAAATGA